The Dehalobacter sp. genomic sequence ACAGGCAGGGCCTTATGTGCGATCCGAGAGAGTGAGTATGCGGCAGAAAATGCCGGTATTGACTGTGTTAAGCTTAAGCTGCAGGCCTTTATTTTCAGTGCGCTGCTTACGGGTTTGGCAGGGGGCCTTTATGCTTTCTATATGACCTTTATCAGTCCGTCACCGTTTACTTTTCATGCTTCCGTCCAGTTTGTACTGATGGCAGTGATTGGCGGCCTGGGTACCTTTTGGGGACCTTTGCTTGGGGCTGTGGTCGTCGTGGCCTTAAACGAGATATTAAAAGAGTTGATACCGCTCATCGTTCCCGGAGCCGGCGGTGAATACCAGATCATTATTTACGGAATCATCCTGGTTGCACTCATGATATACCGTCCTCAGGGGTTAAGCAGTATCGGGGAATTCTTTCAAAGTTCAAAAAAGAGTCTGGTTCAAGATGGAAATGAAGTCAACTAACCTATATACAGAACGATGATTCAAATATCAAATAATGATAGATTTGCGTATCAATGCTATAGAAGGAGGGAAAGGGCCATGCTTCTGGAGCTACACAGAATTACAAAACATTTTGGCGGCATTATGGCTGTCAAACATGTGTGCTTTGGGGTTGAAGAAGCAAAAATCACAGCGCTTATAGGGCCTAACGGTGCAGGAAAAACGACGATTTTTAACTTGATTACCGGAATGTATCAACCGGATGAGGGTGAAGTGTTATTGGAAGGAAAGATGATCACCGGAATGAAGCCGTATAAGACAGCTCAGGCTGGAGTAAGCAGAACTTTCCAGAACCTGCAGCTTTTCGGCAGCATGACTGTGCTGGAAAATGTTATGACTGGTGCTTACCTGCAGGGAAAAAAAGGCTTCGTCAAGTCGTTTCTTTCTTCCCCTGAACGCTCTGCGGAAGAAAAGAAAATCAGGGTTGAATCCCTGAAACTGCTTGAAGAGGTTGGTTTAGCGGAGTCAGCTGGTCTGCCGGCAGCAGTTTTGCCGTTTGGACAGCAAAGACTGTTGGAAATTGCCAGAGCCCTTGCTTCTCAGCCCAAACTGATCCTGCTTGATGAACCAGCTGCAGGATTAAATGCTGCTGAATCTGAAATCCTGACAGAATATTTGAAAAAACTTCGCAGTCAA encodes the following:
- a CDS encoding ABC transporter ATP-binding protein, translating into MLLELHRITKHFGGIMAVKHVCFGVEEAKITALIGPNGAGKTTIFNLITGMYQPDEGEVLLEGKMITGMKPYKTAQAGVSRTFQNLQLFGSMTVLENVMTGAYLQGKKGFVKSFLSSPERSAEEKKIRVESLKLLEEVGLAESAGLPAAVLPFGQQRLLEIARALASQPKLILLDEPAAGLNAAESEILTEYLKKLRSQGMTMIMIEHDMETVMEAADRIVVLNFGEVITQGTPAEIQAHPEVIKAYLGEDEQIA